The genomic region GTCTGCGTATAATGGGGAAACGCCAAATCGGCGAGCTCGAAATATCAGAGCTGGTGACCACCATTTTTATATCAGAACTCGCCGCAGCTCCTATCAGCGATGCCGGCACGCCTCTGCTTCACGGAATAATTCCTACCCTGTTATTGTTGTGCCTTGAAATTGTTCTTTCTTTCCTGGCAGTAAAAAGCAATTATTTCAAAAACCTGCTGGGGAAAAACCCCACATTCCTCATTGTCAACGGCAAAGTGGACCAAAAGGGCATGCAAAAAGTACGGCTCACTATCAACGAGCTTATGACCGAACTTCGCTTAAAAGATGTCAGCGACCCTTCGCAAGTCAATTATGCCATAATGGAACCAAACGGAAAAATAAGCATTGCTTTAAAATCTCAATTTCAAAATGCAACCCCGGAGGATCTTAAAATAAAAACCGAAGAAAAAGGGATTCACCATCTCATCATTTCCGACGGTGCAATTAACTTCAGCGCGCTGAGCGCCGCACGAAAAAGTCAGAAATGGTTACTGTCCTACCTTGAAAAAAAGAAGATCAAGCCAAATAAAGTATTCATGATGACAGTAAACGATGCCGATGAAACTTTTATCGTGATGAGGGAAAAAATATGAAGTCATTTTACACGGCTTGTGCAATACTTCTGATGTTATTAACAGCAGTAACTGTCATCTCTTCCAATACCGCAAAGGAGCTCGAGAGCTTTTACACCGCTATATCCGGTTTGCCCGCCACTCCGCCAAGCAGACCGGGCGACCGCACTCAAACACCCGAGCACTTATTGCACAAATGGGAAAGAGTCAAGTCATTCCTCTCTTTAACCACACACCGTGCAGAAATAATGCGCGCAGAACCCGAGTTATATAATATAAATGTATACTTTCACTCGGATACCATAGCCGAGTACAAAGCGGCACGCGAGCGGTTGCTTTGTGTCGTTCGTGCATTACTGGATACAGAACAACTGTGGTGGAGAAACATATTTTAGCATATAAACGCAAAAATGCTCCGCAATCGCGGAGCATTATTGTTGCGGCTGATGCCGATTAGTTCATTGCGTTGAGCTTTCTTGTGAACAAGCTCTTTCTTCTTGCGGCAGTATTTTTG from Oscillospiraceae bacterium harbors:
- a CDS encoding DUF421 domain-containing protein, with the protein product MATICIRLLIIYFVTIICLRIMGKRQIGELEISELVTTIFISELAAAPISDAGTPLLHGIIPTLLLLCLEIVLSFLAVKSNYFKNLLGKNPTFLIVNGKVDQKGMQKVRLTINELMTELRLKDVSDPSQVNYAIMEPNGKISIALKSQFQNATPEDLKIKTEEKGIHHLIISDGAINFSALSAARKSQKWLLSYLEKKKIKPNKVFMMTVNDADETFIVMREKI